The Bacillus sp. Marseille-Q1617 genome has a segment encoding these proteins:
- a CDS encoding dihydrolipoamide acetyltransferase family protein has translation MSFEFKLPDIGEGIHEGEIVKWFVKPGDKVEEDDVLCEVQNDKAVVEIPSPVAGTVEELLVDEGTVAVVGDTLIKFDAPGYEDLQFKGSDSDSAKKEDAKAEEKTEGQVQGTAEQGQDVDKDASPEAEEEKAAGTPNADVEVDPNKRVIAMPSVRKYAREKGVEIRQVSGSGKNGRVMKEDVDSFLSGGGAKAEAAEAKAEEKAPAQEETKAAAPKAPEGDFPETREKMSGMRKAIAKAMVNSKHTAPHVTLMDEVDVTKLWAHRKKFKEVAAEKGVKLTFLPYIVKALTSALREFPALNTSIDDSTSEIVQKHYYNIGIAADTDKGLLVPVVKNADRKSMFSISNEINELAGKARDGKLSGDEMKGASCTITNIGSAGGQWFTPVINHPEVAILGVGRIAEKPVVKNGEIVAAPVLALSLSFDHRMIDGATAQHALNHIKRLLNDPELLLMEA, from the coding sequence ATGTCTTTCGAATTCAAATTACCGGACATCGGTGAAGGTATTCATGAAGGTGAAATCGTTAAATGGTTTGTAAAACCTGGCGATAAAGTAGAAGAAGACGATGTACTATGTGAAGTCCAAAATGATAAAGCAGTAGTTGAAATTCCATCTCCAGTAGCTGGAACGGTTGAAGAGCTCCTAGTGGATGAAGGGACTGTAGCTGTTGTAGGGGATACATTGATTAAATTTGATGCGCCAGGCTATGAAGACCTTCAATTTAAAGGAAGCGATAGCGATAGCGCTAAGAAAGAAGACGCTAAAGCGGAAGAAAAAACAGAAGGTCAAGTTCAAGGTACAGCTGAACAAGGTCAGGATGTTGACAAGGATGCTTCTCCTGAAGCCGAAGAAGAAAAAGCAGCAGGTACTCCGAATGCGGATGTTGAGGTTGATCCAAACAAACGGGTAATTGCGATGCCGTCTGTTCGTAAATATGCAAGAGAAAAAGGTGTTGAAATCCGTCAAGTTTCCGGTTCCGGTAAAAACGGCCGTGTAATGAAAGAAGATGTTGATTCATTCTTAAGCGGCGGAGGAGCTAAAGCTGAAGCTGCAGAGGCGAAAGCAGAAGAGAAAGCACCTGCTCAGGAAGAAACAAAAGCAGCTGCCCCTAAAGCTCCGGAAGGCGACTTCCCAGAAACACGCGAGAAGATGAGTGGAATGCGTAAAGCAATCGCTAAAGCGATGGTTAACTCTAAGCACACTGCACCTCACGTGACATTGATGGATGAAGTGGATGTAACGAAGCTTTGGGCTCACCGTAAGAAATTCAAAGAAGTTGCTGCAGAAAAAGGCGTTAAACTGACTTTCTTGCCATACATCGTAAAAGCTCTGACAAGCGCACTGCGTGAGTTCCCTGCATTAAATACGTCAATCGACGATTCTACAAGCGAAATCGTTCAAAAACATTACTACAACATCGGTATCGCTGCAGACACAGACAAAGGTCTATTAGTGCCTGTCGTGAAAAATGCAGACCGCAAATCAATGTTCTCGATTTCCAATGAAATCAATGAACTGGCTGGTAAAGCACGTGACGGTAAACTATCAGGCGATGAAATGAAAGGTGCATCTTGCACAATCACGAATATCGGTTCTGCCGGCGGTCAATGGTTCACTCCTGTAATCAACCATCCAGAGGTTGCTATCCTTGGAGTAGGCCGTATCGCTGAAAAACCTGTAGTTAAAAATGGTGAAATTGTAGCAGCACCTGTGTTAGCATTATCATTGAGCTTCGATCACCGTATGATTGATGGAGCTACTGCTCAACATGCACTTAACCATATTAAGCGTTTGTTGAACGATCCAGAATTATTATTAATGGAGGCGTAA
- the lpdA gene encoding dihydrolipoyl dehydrogenase yields the protein MVVGDFPIETDTIVVGSGPGGYVAAIRAAQLGQKVTIIEKGNMGGVCLNVGCIPSKALITAGHRFHQAQHSDDMGIVAENVKVNFDKVQEWKAGVVKKLTGGVEGLLKGNKAEIVRGEAYLVDQNTLRVMDDNSAQTYKFNNLILATGSRPIEIPSFKFSKRVLDSTGALALEEIPGKLVVIGGGYIGTELGTAYANLGSEVTILEGADDILSGFEKQMTTVVKKGLKKKGVEVVTKAMAKGVEESDSGVVVKYEVKGEEKSVEADYVLVTVGRRPNTDEIGLEEVGIEMTDRGVIKIDKQCRTNIPNIFAIGDIVDGPPLAHKASYEGKIAAEVIAGEPAEIDYLGIPAVCFTDPELATVGYSEAEAKEEGIEVVAAKFPFAANGRALALNSSEGFMKLVTRKEDGLIIGAQIVGSGASDMIAELGLAIESGMTAEDVAMTIHAHPTLGEISMEAAEVAMGSPIHIVK from the coding sequence ATGGTAGTAGGAGATTTCCCAATTGAAACAGATACTATAGTAGTTGGTTCAGGTCCTGGTGGATATGTTGCAGCGATTCGTGCAGCACAACTTGGACAAAAAGTAACGATCATTGAAAAAGGAAACATGGGCGGCGTTTGTTTGAACGTTGGTTGTATCCCATCAAAAGCACTTATCACTGCAGGACACCGTTTTCATCAAGCGCAGCATTCCGATGATATGGGGATCGTTGCAGAGAACGTAAAGGTTAACTTTGACAAAGTTCAAGAATGGAAAGCCGGCGTAGTCAAAAAGCTTACCGGTGGTGTAGAAGGACTTCTAAAAGGTAACAAAGCAGAAATCGTTCGCGGTGAAGCTTACCTTGTAGACCAAAACACATTGCGTGTCATGGATGATAACTCTGCACAAACATATAAGTTCAATAACTTGATTCTTGCAACTGGTTCACGTCCGATTGAAATTCCTAGCTTCAAGTTCTCCAAGCGTGTCCTTGATTCAACAGGTGCATTGGCACTTGAAGAGATCCCAGGCAAGCTTGTTGTAATCGGCGGCGGATATATCGGTACTGAACTTGGAACTGCCTATGCAAACTTAGGTTCTGAGGTAACAATTCTTGAAGGTGCTGACGATATCCTTAGCGGGTTCGAAAAGCAGATGACAACAGTTGTTAAAAAGGGACTGAAGAAAAAAGGTGTTGAAGTTGTCACGAAAGCAATGGCTAAGGGCGTTGAAGAAAGTGACAGCGGAGTCGTTGTTAAATACGAAGTAAAAGGCGAAGAGAAATCTGTCGAAGCAGATTATGTACTGGTTACAGTAGGTCGTCGTCCTAATACAGATGAAATCGGTCTTGAAGAAGTGGGAATTGAAATGACAGACCGCGGTGTTATCAAAATTGATAAACAATGCCGTACGAATATCCCTAATATCTTTGCGATTGGTGATATCGTAGATGGACCGCCACTTGCACACAAGGCATCTTATGAAGGAAAAATCGCTGCTGAGGTAATTGCTGGTGAGCCGGCTGAAATTGATTATCTTGGAATTCCTGCGGTATGCTTCACAGATCCGGAACTTGCAACAGTAGGTTATTCCGAAGCTGAAGCAAAGGAAGAAGGAATTGAAGTTGTTGCAGCTAAATTCCCATTTGCTGCAAATGGCCGTGCTTTGGCACTTAATTCTTCTGAAGGCTTCATGAAACTTGTGACTCGTAAAGAAGACGGTCTGATCATCGGAGCTCAAATCGTTGGCTCTGGTGCATCTGATATGATCGCTGAACTTGGTCTTGCGATTGAATCTGGAATGACTGCTGAAGATGTTGCGATGACAATCCATGCACATCCTACACTTGGTGAAATTTCCATGGAAGCAGCAGAAGTTGCGATGGGAAGCCCGATCCATATTGTAAAGTAA
- a CDS encoding polysaccharide deacetylase family protein: protein MKKIITTGLALFLLTACSNEPANVTKEPAPAEDSEDKTENVEEPDATETEDNQEDKVASEEAEEVVQEPQYKINENNWSIEPIANQNAKVVLLTIDDAPDKHALKMAEDLKAVDAPAIFFVNGHFLDTPEEKEVLKKIHDMGFVIGNHTYSHSSLPDLTPEKQKEEIISLNDLVESITGERPKFFRAPFGQNTDYSRQIAAEEKMALMNWTYGYDWVKEYQTKEAITDIMVNSPFLNEGANLLMHDRTWTSEGLTDIVKGLREKGYETLDPNKIQTP, encoded by the coding sequence ATGAAAAAGATTATCACAACAGGATTGGCATTGTTTTTATTGACTGCATGTTCAAATGAACCTGCAAATGTAACGAAAGAACCTGCACCGGCAGAAGATTCGGAAGATAAGACAGAAAATGTAGAAGAACCAGATGCAACTGAAACAGAAGACAATCAAGAAGATAAAGTCGCTTCAGAAGAGGCAGAAGAAGTGGTACAAGAGCCTCAATACAAAATAAATGAAAACAATTGGAGCATTGAACCGATTGCTAATCAAAATGCCAAAGTCGTACTTTTAACGATAGATGATGCTCCTGATAAACACGCATTGAAAATGGCGGAAGATTTGAAAGCGGTGGATGCACCGGCAATCTTTTTTGTGAATGGCCATTTTCTTGATACTCCGGAAGAAAAAGAAGTCTTAAAAAAAATCCATGATATGGGGTTTGTGATTGGGAACCATACGTACAGTCATAGTTCACTGCCCGACCTTACCCCGGAAAAACAAAAAGAAGAAATCATTTCATTGAATGACCTGGTCGAATCCATTACCGGAGAGCGCCCCAAATTCTTCAGAGCTCCTTTTGGACAGAATACAGACTACAGCAGACAGATTGCAGCCGAAGAAAAGATGGCCCTCATGAATTGGACTTACGGCTATGATTGGGTGAAAGAATATCAAACGAAAGAAGCCATAACGGATATCATGGTGAACAGCCCATTCCTGAATGAAGGCGCAAACCTCCTCATGCACGACCGGACATGGACCAGCGAAGGCTTGACAGACATCGTCAAAGGTCTCAGGGAAAAAGGTTACGAAACCCTCGACCCAAACAAAATCCAAACCCCATAA
- a CDS encoding GapA-binding peptide SR1P, giving the protein MGTIVCQSCLNTIEHYEDEKVSVLFSNCCECNDDVEIDD; this is encoded by the coding sequence ATGGGAACAATTGTTTGTCAATCATGCCTGAATACCATTGAACATTACGAAGATGAGAAGGTTTCTGTTTTATTCTCTAATTGCTGCGAATGTAATGATGATGTAGAAATAGACGATTAA
- a CDS encoding aminotransferase class I/II-fold pyridoxal phosphate-dependent enzyme — translation MSQNETPLFTGLIEHSKKNPVQFHIPGHKKGAGMDPEFKEFIGENALSIDLINIGPLDDLHQPKGMIKKAQDLAAEAFGADHTFFSVQGTSGAIMTMVMSVCGPGDKIIVPRNVHKSVMTAIVFSGATPIFIHPDIDEDLGISHGITTDAVAKALEQHPDAKGVLVINPTYFGISADLKKIVEIAHSFDVPVLVDEAHGVHIHFHDDLPLSAMQAGADLAATSVHKLGGSMTQSSVLNMKEGLVSAKRVQTILSMLTTTSTSYLLLASLDVARKRLATEGHELISSTIRLSEKIRDDINTIDGLYCVGREILGTKATHDFDPTKLIVSVKELGISGFDAEKWLREAYNIEVEMSDLYNILCIITPGDTEIEGNQLVAALRELASQLKKHGDITPATVMLPDIPVLAITPRDAFYAETEVIPIDESAGRTIAEFIMVYPPGIPIFIPGEIITKENINYIKTNIEAGLPVQGPEDYDLRHLRVIKEHRAIR, via the coding sequence TTGTCTCAAAATGAAACGCCGTTGTTTACCGGCTTAATTGAACATAGTAAAAAGAATCCAGTACAGTTTCATATTCCCGGTCATAAGAAAGGGGCTGGCATGGATCCCGAATTCAAAGAATTCATCGGAGAAAATGCCCTCAGTATCGATTTGATCAACATCGGCCCTTTGGATGACCTGCATCAGCCCAAAGGTATGATCAAAAAAGCACAGGACCTTGCAGCTGAAGCGTTTGGTGCCGACCATACTTTCTTCTCCGTCCAAGGTACAAGCGGAGCCATCATGACCATGGTGATGAGCGTATGTGGACCTGGCGATAAAATCATCGTTCCAAGAAACGTCCATAAGTCCGTTATGACCGCGATTGTTTTCTCAGGAGCAACCCCGATTTTCATCCATCCGGATATTGACGAAGATCTGGGAATTTCCCATGGGATCACTACAGACGCAGTTGCTAAAGCATTGGAACAGCATCCCGATGCCAAAGGTGTACTTGTCATCAATCCAACTTATTTTGGAATTTCAGCAGACTTGAAGAAAATCGTTGAAATCGCTCATTCATTTGACGTGCCCGTCCTGGTGGATGAAGCGCATGGTGTCCATATTCATTTTCACGATGATTTACCCCTTTCAGCCATGCAGGCAGGTGCAGACCTGGCAGCGACGAGTGTACACAAACTGGGAGGATCGATGACTCAGAGCTCTGTCCTGAATATGAAAGAAGGGCTGGTTTCCGCTAAAAGGGTGCAAACCATCTTAAGTATGCTGACGACAACTTCTACCTCTTACCTGCTCTTGGCATCATTGGATGTAGCAAGGAAACGCCTGGCAACGGAAGGTCATGAACTGATCAGTTCTACCATAAGACTGTCCGAAAAAATAAGGGATGACATCAATACGATCGACGGCCTTTACTGTGTGGGCAGAGAAATCCTAGGTACCAAGGCTACCCATGATTTTGACCCTACAAAATTGATCGTATCAGTAAAAGAACTGGGGATCAGTGGGTTCGACGCTGAAAAATGGCTGCGTGAAGCTTATAATATTGAGGTGGAGATGTCCGATCTTTACAACATCCTTTGCATCATCACACCAGGTGATACTGAAATCGAAGGCAATCAACTAGTTGCTGCTTTACGAGAGCTCGCAAGTCAATTAAAAAAACATGGAGACATCACTCCTGCAACTGTGATGCTGCCTGATATTCCTGTTCTGGCAATCACGCCCCGTGATGCCTTCTACGCAGAAACAGAAGTCATTCCGATTGATGAATCTGCCGGACGGACGATTGCAGAATTTATCATGGTATATCCTCCAGGTATCCCAATTTTCATACCTGGTGAAATCATTACTAAGGAAAACATCAATTATATCAAGACGAACATCGAAGCAGGCCTGCCCGTCCAGGGACCTGAGGATTATGACCTGCGGCATTTGCGGGTAATAAAAGAACATCGTGCTATAAGATAA
- a CDS encoding nitronate monooxygenase family protein, producing the protein MKVNWTTRVTELLNIQYPIIQGGLAHLAYAELAAAVSNAGGLGQITAMSLDHPEELREEIRKVKKLTDKPFGVNFAIGQHGRPFEKFVEAAIEEDVPIVSITGGNPAPLFKQLEGTRIIKMVLVASKRQAIKAEELGADVVMAVGHEGGGHLGKDDIGTFVLIPGVVDAVSIPVIASGGIGDGRGLMAALSFGAEGIEMGTRFIATKECVHASEEYKRALLEGNENDTVVIKRSLGAPARAISNNWTEKILQEEQTGSGYEGLKMLISGEANKRYIYKGSSEEGFGWAGQVMGLITDIPTVDCLIKRMVSEAESIRRKWN; encoded by the coding sequence GTGAAAGTGAACTGGACGACTAGAGTAACCGAATTATTAAACATTCAATATCCCATCATTCAGGGAGGGCTGGCTCACCTGGCATATGCAGAACTTGCAGCTGCAGTATCAAATGCCGGGGGGCTGGGGCAAATCACTGCAATGTCCCTTGATCATCCTGAAGAGCTTCGGGAAGAAATCAGGAAAGTGAAGAAGTTGACGGATAAGCCTTTTGGGGTGAACTTTGCCATTGGACAGCATGGCCGTCCCTTCGAAAAGTTTGTTGAGGCAGCAATTGAAGAGGATGTTCCCATTGTCTCGATTACTGGAGGGAACCCGGCACCGTTATTTAAGCAGTTGGAAGGGACAAGGATTATTAAAATGGTGCTCGTGGCTTCTAAAAGGCAGGCAATCAAAGCTGAGGAACTTGGCGCGGACGTTGTCATGGCGGTCGGTCATGAGGGTGGAGGTCATTTAGGTAAAGATGATATTGGAACGTTCGTTTTGATTCCAGGTGTAGTCGATGCTGTATCGATACCAGTCATTGCTTCAGGGGGCATAGGTGATGGAAGAGGGCTGATGGCAGCTTTAAGCTTCGGTGCTGAGGGGATTGAGATGGGTACCAGGTTTATTGCTACCAAGGAATGTGTACACGCATCAGAAGAATATAAACGAGCCTTGTTAGAGGGGAATGAGAATGATACAGTAGTGATTAAACGTTCTCTCGGTGCCCCGGCAAGGGCCATTTCTAATAACTGGACCGAAAAGATCCTTCAGGAAGAACAAACGGGATCAGGATATGAAGGATTAAAAATGCTGATCAGCGGGGAAGCTAATAAGCGTTATATATATAAAGGTTCAAGTGAAGAGGGGTTTGGATGGGCAGGCCAGGTCATGGGTTTGATCACGGATATCCCAACCGTTGATTGCCTGATAAAGAGGATGGTCAGCGAGGCAGAGAGTATTCGCAGAAAATGGAATTAA
- a CDS encoding UPF0223 family protein, translating into MEYQYPLSIDWTTEEVIDVISFFEAVEKAYEKGIKKEDMMARYRKFKEIVPSKSEEKKICNEFEESSGYSFYHVVKKMKEAGDETVLITM; encoded by the coding sequence ATGGAATATCAATATCCATTATCTATAGATTGGACGACTGAGGAAGTGATTGATGTCATTTCTTTCTTCGAAGCAGTTGAAAAAGCGTATGAAAAAGGAATTAAAAAAGAGGATATGATGGCTCGTTACCGTAAATTCAAAGAGATTGTCCCGAGTAAATCGGAGGAGAAAAAAATCTGCAATGAATTTGAAGAATCGAGCGGATACTCTTTTTATCATGTAGTGAAAAAAATGAAAGAAGCCGGTGATGAAACAGTCTTGATCACCATGTAG
- a CDS encoding YktB family protein codes for MKFNGFSDKDFDVFTINGLENRMEAIQQHIRPKLEYLGEYFSPALSTLTGDEMFYHVAKHARRSVNPPDDTWVAFANNKRGYKKHPHFQIGLWKTHLFIWFAMIYEAPHKAEFGKKVEENADKIREIIPPEFVWSGDHTKPEAESFSSMSRDEFLALSERVQKVKKAELLCGLHLDRKTVTELSGDELINKVDSAFETLLPLYKMN; via the coding sequence ATGAAGTTCAATGGATTTAGTGACAAAGACTTTGATGTGTTTACAATTAATGGATTAGAAAATAGAATGGAAGCCATTCAACAGCATATACGCCCTAAACTTGAGTATTTAGGTGAATACTTCTCACCAGCTCTCAGCACGTTGACCGGAGATGAAATGTTTTATCATGTAGCCAAGCACGCACGCCGATCTGTAAACCCGCCAGATGATACCTGGGTGGCCTTCGCCAATAATAAACGCGGCTATAAGAAACACCCTCACTTTCAAATAGGCTTATGGAAAACCCATCTATTCATCTGGTTCGCGATGATTTATGAAGCTCCACACAAAGCAGAATTCGGTAAAAAAGTTGAAGAAAATGCTGATAAGATAAGAGAGATTATTCCTCCTGAGTTTGTATGGTCAGGCGATCATACAAAGCCGGAAGCTGAATCATTTTCTTCTATGTCCCGGGACGAATTCCTGGCATTAAGTGAAAGAGTACAAAAAGTAAAGAAAGCTGAGCTTCTGTGCGGTCTTCACTTGGATCGGAAAACAGTGACTGAACTAAGCGGTGATGAGCTGATCAATAAAGTTGATAGTGCCTTTGAAACACTTTTACCCCTTTATAAAATGAACTAA
- a CDS encoding inositol monophosphatase family protein → MTNWKEIDQNVREWIMEAGKTIRESFKAELNIKTKSNRNDLVTDMDESTERYFIEKIRNTYKDHKILGEEGFGDELKELSGVTWIIDPIDGTMNFVHQQRNFAISIGIYENQTGVLGYIYDVVHDELYHAERGSGAYMNDVKLPALNEVPVEDSVIALNAQWMTTNKRIDPTVLAPLVQKVRGTRSYGSAAIEMAYIAAGRLDAYISMRLAPWDFAAGKILIEEVGGVVTDLEGKELNPLNKSSLFVGKPGLHETIMTEYLKS, encoded by the coding sequence GTGACAAATTGGAAGGAAATAGACCAGAATGTTAGAGAATGGATCATGGAAGCAGGGAAGACGATCCGCGAATCCTTTAAAGCTGAATTGAATATTAAAACTAAATCCAATCGCAATGATTTGGTGACGGACATGGATGAATCGACAGAGCGCTATTTTATTGAAAAAATTCGGAATACATATAAAGATCATAAAATACTGGGTGAAGAAGGATTTGGAGATGAACTGAAGGAATTATCGGGAGTTACATGGATTATCGACCCGATAGACGGGACGATGAATTTTGTTCACCAGCAAAGAAACTTTGCCATCTCCATAGGCATTTATGAGAATCAGACAGGTGTACTGGGATATATTTATGATGTGGTTCATGATGAACTCTATCATGCAGAGCGAGGCAGCGGGGCCTACATGAACGACGTGAAGCTTCCCGCGCTTAACGAGGTTCCGGTAGAAGATTCCGTCATTGCACTAAATGCTCAGTGGATGACAACGAATAAGCGCATTGATCCAACAGTATTAGCGCCGTTGGTTCAAAAGGTAAGAGGGACCCGTTCATATGGATCGGCTGCGATTGAAATGGCTTATATTGCCGCTGGCAGATTGGATGCTTATATCAGTATGAGGTTAGCCCCTTGGGATTTCGCCGCAGGCAAGATCTTGATTGAAGAAGTAGGCGGGGTGGTGACTGACTTGGAAGGTAAAGAGCTTAACCCGTTAAACAAGAGTTCTTTATTTGTAGGGAAGCCTGGTCTGCATGAAACCATTATGACGGAATATCTTAAAAGCTGA
- a CDS encoding YlaF family protein — protein sequence MGNIKWIFVLFSFLAAVSLMGIAISISLASPLLAAGSTVVLIIIMGFGFTTKKRYREEGKL from the coding sequence ATGGGTAATATCAAATGGATCTTTGTACTGTTTTCCTTTTTGGCTGCCGTATCTCTGATGGGTATCGCCATTTCAATAAGTTTAGCAAGCCCATTGCTTGCAGCAGGAAGCACGGTTGTTCTCATCATTATCATGGGGTTCGGCTTTACAACGAAAAAGAGATACCGTGAAGAAGGAAAATTATAA
- the typA gene encoding translational GTPase TypA, with the protein MNLRNDLRNIAIIAHVDHGKTTLVDELLKQSGIFRENEQVSERAMDSNDLERERGITILAKNTAIQYKDSRINILDTPGHADFGGEVERIMKMVDGVLLVVDAYEGCMPQTRFVLKKALEQNLTPIVVVNKIDKPSARPEEVIDEVLELFIELDANDEQLEFPVVYASAINGTASTDPDPEKQDENMQCLYDSIIEHIPAPVDNSEEPLQFQVALLDYNDYVGRIGIGRVFRGTMKVGQQVALMKLDGSVKQFRVTKIFGFFGLKREEIQEAKAGDLIAVSGMEDINVGETVCPVEHQDQLPVLRIDEPTLQMTFLVNNSPFAGREGKYVTSRKIEERLLAQLQTDVSLRVEPTDSPDAWTVSGRGELHLSILIENMRREGYELQVSKPQVIIKEVDGVKSEPVERVQIDIPEEYMGGVIESLGQRKGEMLDMVNNGNGQVRLMFMVPARGLIGYSTEFMTLTRGYGIINHTFDSYQPLQKGRVGGRRQGVLVSMETGKASQYGIMQVEDRGIIFVEAGTEIYGGMIVGEHTRENDITVNITKVKQATNVRSANKDQTVTIKKARIMTLEESLEYLNDDEYCEVTPESIRLRKKILDKNERERAEKKSKVSQ; encoded by the coding sequence ATGAACTTAAGAAATGATCTTAGAAATATTGCTATCATCGCTCACGTTGACCACGGTAAAACAACTTTAGTGGATGAGCTTTTAAAGCAATCTGGAATCTTCCGCGAAAATGAGCAGGTTTCAGAACGTGCGATGGATTCAAATGACTTGGAAAGGGAACGCGGTATTACGATCTTAGCGAAAAATACGGCGATTCAATATAAAGATTCACGCATTAACATTCTTGATACACCAGGGCACGCAGACTTCGGCGGCGAAGTGGAACGTATCATGAAGATGGTAGATGGTGTTTTACTAGTGGTGGACGCATATGAAGGTTGTATGCCTCAGACTCGTTTCGTACTAAAAAAAGCACTTGAACAAAATCTTACACCTATTGTTGTTGTAAATAAAATTGACAAGCCATCTGCCCGTCCAGAAGAAGTTATTGATGAAGTATTAGAATTATTCATTGAACTGGATGCCAATGATGAACAGCTTGAATTCCCGGTTGTGTATGCTTCTGCTATCAATGGTACAGCAAGTACAGACCCAGATCCGGAAAAACAAGATGAAAACATGCAGTGTTTATATGATTCAATCATCGAGCACATCCCTGCTCCAGTCGATAATTCTGAAGAACCGCTTCAATTCCAGGTAGCACTGCTTGACTACAATGATTATGTCGGCCGTATCGGAATCGGACGGGTGTTCAGAGGGACGATGAAGGTTGGTCAGCAAGTTGCACTGATGAAGCTTGATGGTTCTGTAAAACAGTTCCGTGTAACGAAAATCTTCGGTTTCTTCGGATTAAAACGTGAAGAAATTCAGGAAGCAAAAGCGGGAGATTTGATTGCAGTATCCGGAATGGAAGACATTAACGTCGGTGAAACGGTTTGTCCGGTTGAACATCAGGACCAACTGCCAGTTCTGCGTATAGACGAGCCTACACTGCAGATGACATTCCTTGTGAACAACAGTCCGTTTGCCGGCAGAGAAGGTAAATATGTTACTTCAAGAAAGATTGAAGAGAGATTGCTGGCTCAGCTCCAAACAGATGTAAGTTTACGTGTTGAACCAACAGATTCACCTGATGCATGGACGGTTTCCGGACGTGGTGAGCTTCACCTCTCCATCTTGATTGAAAACATGCGTCGTGAAGGGTACGAATTGCAAGTATCTAAACCACAAGTCATCATCAAAGAAGTTGACGGTGTGAAGAGCGAGCCTGTAGAGCGTGTTCAAATTGATATACCGGAAGAATATATGGGCGGAGTTATTGAATCCCTTGGACAGCGTAAAGGTGAAATGCTTGATATGGTTAACAACGGTAATGGTCAAGTACGTTTAATGTTTATGGTTCCTGCTCGTGGTTTAATCGGTTATTCTACAGAGTTTATGACCCTTACACGTGGATATGGTATCATCAACCACACGTTCGACAGCTACCAGCCGCTGCAAAAAGGCCGTGTCGGTGGACGTCGTCAAGGTGTATTGGTTTCAATGGAAACAGGTAAGGCATCACAATACGGGATCATGCAAGTAGAAGATCGCGGAATTATCTTCGTTGAAGCAGGTACAGAAATATATGGCGGTATGATCGTTGGAGAGCACACAAGAGAAAATGATATTACCGTTAATATCACGAAGGTTAAACAAGCGACGAATGTCCGTTCTGCAAACAAGGATCAGACCGTTACGATTAAGAAGGCAAGAATCATGACGCTGGAAGAATCCCTTGAATATCTGAACGATGACGAGTATTGTGAAGTAACACCTGAATCAATTCGTCTCCGCAAAAAAATTCTGGACAAGAATGAACGTGAAAGAGCGGAAAAAAAGAGCAAGGTATCACAATAA
- a CDS encoding YlaH-like family protein yields the protein MDVTERLSFFASLYRVDQNAEVGMWLLYLTIVGLSILVYKLGFAKKLPLGKSIVIYLFLIVGCTVLTFLGIFLPVAEGLVVAALILIIYKVRLNNEKKKGNV from the coding sequence ATGGATGTAACAGAGCGTTTATCCTTTTTCGCATCCCTATACCGTGTCGATCAAAATGCGGAAGTGGGAATGTGGCTTCTTTACTTAACCATTGTAGGACTCTCAATTTTAGTTTATAAACTTGGTTTTGCCAAAAAGCTTCCATTGGGTAAATCCATTGTGATTTATCTATTCCTAATTGTCGGATGTACGGTTCTTACATTTTTAGGGATATTTTTACCGGTTGCCGAGGGTCTTGTAGTAGCGGCTCTTATATTGATCATCTATAAGGTCCGTCTGAATAATGAAAAGAAAAAAGGAAATGTATAA
- a CDS encoding YlaI family protein, producing the protein MRVKCALCEVIENIDDYSLQAKRLRNRPIHTYMCDQCHKRITKKTEERAATGNFKLYRSPKVEDDF; encoded by the coding sequence ATGCGTGTTAAATGTGCTTTATGTGAAGTAATAGAAAATATTGATGATTATTCTCTTCAAGCCAAAAGACTGAGAAACAGGCCGATCCACACCTACATGTGTGACCAATGTCACAAACGGATCACCAAAAAAACCGAAGAACGTGCCGCCACCGGCAACTTCAAACTATACCGTTCACCAAAAGTAGAAGATGACTTCTAA